One part of the Nymphalis io chromosome 22, ilAglIoxx1.1, whole genome shotgun sequence genome encodes these proteins:
- the LOC126777123 gene encoding trafficking protein particle complex subunit 2-like protein: protein MAVCVAVIGKDNSPLYIGGIGNDTTSDNELSRQWLVHTALDALEERLATTNTNNTTASVNAARTDLRDLYLGLLYSTDTHKIYGYVTNTRIKLVLVTSSTSPSGSNIRDAEVRTALRRLHALYADAICNPFHLPGDQIISQKFDKQVKNLMLNNV from the exons ATGGCTGTTTGCGTAGCTGTTATCGGGAAAGAT AATTCTCCACTTTACATTGGTGGAATTGGAAATGATACGACTTCAGATAATGAGCTTTCACGCCAATGGTTGGTTCACACTGCTCTGGATGCTTTAGAGGAAAGATTGGCCACGACGAATACTAATAACACTACTGCTAGTGTTAATGCAGCGAGGACAGATTTACGCGACCTTTATCTCGGACTACTTTATTCTACAGATACacacaaaat atacGGCTACGTTACAAATACTAGAATAAAGCTTGTGCTTGTTACTAGTTCTACTTCACCTAGCGGCAGCAATATAAGAGACGCTGAAGTTAGAACTGCTTTACGCAGACTTCATGCGTTGTACGCTGATGCGATCTGTAATCCATTCCACTTGCCTGGCGATCAAATCATATCTCA aaaGTTTGACAAGCAAGTAAAGAATTTGATGTTAAATAATGTCTAA
- the LOC126777127 gene encoding 40S ribosomal protein S20, producing the protein MAAAVVSGKDIEKPQAEVSPIHRIRITLTSRNVRSLEKVCSDLINGAKKQKLRVKGPVRMPTKILRITTRKTPCGEGSKTWDRFQMRIHKRVIDLHSPSEIVKQITSINIEPGVEVEVTIADA; encoded by the exons ATG GCAGCCGCCGTCGTATCAGGAAAAGACATTGAAAAGCCCCAGGCTGAGGTTTCTCCAATCCATCGCATCCGTATCACACTGACTTCACGCAACGTACGATCACTAGAGAAAGTATGCTCAGATCTTATCAATGGAGCCAAGAAACAAAAGCTGCGTGTTAAG GGTCCAGTCCGCATGCCAACCAAAATCTTGCGCATCACTACCAGGAAGACACCTTGTGGTGAAGGTTCGAAGACCTGGGACAGATTTCAGATGAGGATCCACAAGAGAGTGATAGATCTGCACTCCCCCTCTGAAATTGTTAAACAGATCACCTCAATCAACATTGAGCCGGGTGTAGAAGTCGAAGTCACCATTGCTGACGCGTAG
- the LOC126777118 gene encoding von Hippel-Lindau tumor suppressor homolog, producing MMAERENEEPADVIYETDEKGQQVVVKSLESTSRVYLRFTNRTSRPVDVWWRDFHGAKRHYVRLDAGTFFDINSFITHPWEFTDVATKESYVINNKPIYRPPRNIGGMMYRTNWNITIGVRSLRHTVLLTLALKIEDPNAVNALGLPRVLGEELQKLIRLFHRPRTPPQRD from the coding sequence ATGATGGCGGAGCGAGAAAATGAAGAACCGGCTGATGTTATATACGAAACCGACGAAAAAGGGCAGCAAGTTGTTGTTAAATCGTTAGAGTCGACGTCCCGAGTCTATCTTCGTTTCACCAACAGGACCTCTCGGCCAGTCGATGTATGGTGGCGAGACTTCCACGGAGCGAAGCGACACTACGTCCGTCTAGATGCAGGCACGTTTTTTGACATAAATTCCTTTATTACTCACCCCTGGGAGTTTACGGATGTGGCTACCAAGGAAAGCTATGTTATCAACAATAAGCCAATCTACAGACCACCAAGAAATATAGGCGGTATGATGTATAGAACTAATTGGAACATTACAATCGGTGTAAGGAGTCTTCGTCACACAGTGTTGCTGACGCTCGCCTTAAAGATAGAGGATCCCAATGCGGTTAATGCTCTCGGTCTGCCAAGAGTACTGGGAGAGGAATTGCAGAAGCTAATCAGACTTTTCCACAGACCAAGGACACCTCCGCAGCGCGACTGA
- the LOC126777049 gene encoding oxidative stress-induced growth inhibitor 1-like, with protein sequence MRDSMKSCQHTLSDDVVYKDVVVIGNGPSGMVTSFMLAGNVPYLKEIPDNLPIDEMLRARLQNLPPGQSLLETDLTELAEGLEGRSQNPIPLLVDNLLRPCADLGLQEDSLIEWRFDAEKQIEHIVLGKGPPGGAWPTFPGAVRTLSPAAWLALPPHARIGPRAASRLPARAVAAYCARYVHACRLQRYFRSGATVTHVGPAPRVAPPCRATCPRNANFCVSGYDHRQGRGFRYLCARVVLACGANDRPNSLPTPLAVSPAPTSPATLAVHSLPDVERALRRLAERAADRAHVLVLGSGVSAADAVRSARAASLHAAHVHRLPPHALARLSPHDYPDYAHVYKMMLDGPSGNHPYYTPYPDHMIVEITPIAAQESSPKLYEDKDDEILTLKRVKLLNLVTNETVELTVSLIAILIGSKPDLFFLQTNFNLNKMTSQEECIKCIEKKESDENQRQCFLRNHWHYIKSVFGQSIQICKSRYLNYSEINGNTDTKCVIPDCNRRNMKCVCNRLDIEKAVKCQCEIIPYNDSVKNKVSCQCHLTNPFSDGLGFGVDPSKPVDGRGNPIAIDKRTHEVLNAPKGLYALGPLTADNFIRFIPGGAVAIVAHLHKEIKQTTQ encoded by the exons ATGAGGGACAGCATGAAGTCTTGCCAGCACACGCTATCAGATGACGTCGTTTACAAAGATGTGGTCGTTATCG gtaacGGCCCCAGCGGTATGGTAACATCATTCATGCTTGCAGGAAATGTACCATACCTAAAGGAAATACCAGATAACCTGCCTATAGACGAAATGCTCAGAGCCAG ATTACAAAACCTACCCCCTGGACAGAGTCTACTGGAGACGGACCTTACAGAACTTGCTGAAGGTTTGGAGGGCAGGAGTCAGAACCCCATCCCTTTATTA GTGGACAACTTATTGAGGCCGTGCGCGGATTTAGGATTACAGGAGGATTCGTTAATCGAATGGAGATTTGACGCGGAGAAACAg ATCGAGCACATAGTGCTGGGCAAGGGCCCGCCGGGCGGCGCGTGGCCCACGTTCCCGGGCGCGGTGCGCACGCTGTCGCCGGCGGCGTGGCTCGCGCTGCCGCCGCACGCGCGCATCGGGCCGCGCGCCGCCTCGCGCCTGCCCGCGCGCGCCGTGGCCGCGTACTGCGCGCGATACGTGCACGCCTGCCGCCTGCAG CGGTACTTTCGCTCGGGCGCCACGGTGACGCACGTGGGTCCCGCGCCGCGCGTGGCGCCGCCCTGCCGCGCCACCTGTCCGCGGAACGCCAACTTTTGCGTGTCGGG GTACGATCATAGACAAGGTCGCGGTTTCCGCTACCTGTGCGCGCGCGTGGTGCTCGCGTGCGGCGCCAACGACCGCCCCAACTCGCTGCCGACCCCCCTCGCTGTTTCCCCCGCGCCCACCTCCCCCGCCACCCTCGCCGTGCACTCGCTGCCCGACGTGGAGCGCGCGCTGCGACGACTCGCCGAGAGAG CGGCCGACCGTGCGCACGTGCTGGTGCTGGGCTCGGGGGTCAGCGCGGCCGACGCCGTGcgcagcgcgcgcgccgcctCGCTGCACGCCGCGCACGTGCACCGCCTGCCGCCGCACGCGCTGGCGCGCCTCTCGCCGCACGACTACCCGGACTACGCGCAC GTTTACAAAATGATGCTCGACGGTCCGTCAGGAAACCACCCGTACTACACCCCCTACCCCGACCACATGATTGTAGAAATTACCCCCATAGCCGCACAGGAATCCTCCCCTAAACTATATGAAGATAAAGATGACGAGATCCTCACTTTAAAGAGGGTGAAACTCCTCAATTTAGTCACAAATGAGACAGTAGAACTGACTGTCTCGCTCATAGCGATACTTATTGGATCCAAACCGGATCTGTTTTTCCTCCAAACGAACTTTAATCTCAATAAAATGACGTCACAAGAAGAATGCATCAAATGCATCGAGAAGAAAGAAAGTGATGAGAACCAAAGACAATGCTTCCTCAGGAACCACTGGCATTACATCAAATCTGTATTTGGACAGAGTATACAAATATGCAAGtcgagatatttaaattattcagaaATAAATGGTAACACTGACACAAAGTGCGTGATACCGGACTGCAATCGACGGAATATGAAATGTGTGTGCAATCGTTTAGACATAGAGAAGGCTGTGAAGTGTCAATGTGAGATCATTCCGTATAACGATAGTGTTAAGAACAAAGTTAGTTGTCAGTGCCATTTGACTAACCCGTTCAGTGATGGACTCGGGTTTGGGGTGGATCCAAGCAAGCCAGTGGATGGGAGGGGCAATCCAATAGCAATAGACAAAAGGACACATGAGGTTTTGAATGCTCCCAAGGGGCTGTATGCGCTAGGACCTTTGACTGCTGACAATTTCATCCGCTTCATACCTGGGGGAGCTGTAGCAATAGTGGCTCACCTTCACAAAGAAATTAAGCAAACTACACAGTGA